The following proteins come from a genomic window of Malus sylvestris chromosome 4, drMalSylv7.2, whole genome shotgun sequence:
- the LOC126617714 gene encoding trihelix transcription factor GT-3b-like, translating to MEHHPHHYQRHQQQHHQQLQLQQQQQQQLQQQHLSTVTVHVDTSDRFPQWSVQETKDLLLIRAELDQTFMETKRNKLLWEVISTKMKEKGHHRSAEQCKCKWKNLVTRYKGFETMEPEAMRQQFPFYNELQEIFAARMQRMLWAEESGAASGSKKKTLSSDDEEDNEDSEAENKGSTGKNKKKKMKMSNIGSSSASGNNVRELLEEFMKQQMQMEMQWREEFQARENERRLKEMEWRQKMEALENERIMMETRWREREEQRRMREEARAEKRDVLITALLNKLRREDM from the exons ATGGAACATCATCCTCATCATTATCAACGTCATCAGCAGCAACACCATCAGCAGCTTCAGCTtcaacaacagcagcagcagcagcttcaGCAGCAACATCTTAGTACTGTGACTGTACACGTGGACACGAGTGATAGGTTCCCTCAATGGAGCGTGCAGGAGACGAAGGACTTGCTTCTGATCAGAGCCGAGCTAGATCAGACTTTCATGGAGACGAAGAGAAACAAGCTTCTGTGGGAAGTGATTTCTACGAAGATGAAGGAAAAAGGTCACCATCGCAGCGCCGAACAGTGCAAGTGCAAGTGGAAAAACCTCGTTACTCGTTACAAG ggttttgagaCAATGGAGCCGGAAGCTATGAGGCAGCAATTCCCGTTTTACAACGAGCTACAAGAGATTTTCGCTGCACGGATGCAGAGAATGCTGTGGGCAGAAGAAAGCGGAGCTGCAAGCGGGTCGAAGAAGAAAACGCTTTCTTCAGACGACGAGGAAGATAACGAGGATAGCGAGGCAGAGAATAAGGGAAGCACggggaagaacaagaagaagaagatgaagatgagcaATATAGGAAGCAGCAGCGCAAGTGGAAATAATGTAAGGGAGTTATTGGAAGAGTTCATGAAGCAACAAATGCAAATGGAGATGCAATGGAGAGAGGAGTTTCAAGCGAGGGAGAATGAGAGGCGGTTGAAGGAGATGGAGTGGAGGCAGAAGATGGAAGCATTAGAGAACGAGAGGATAATGATGGAGACGAGatggagggagagggaggagcaAAGGAGGATGAGGGAGGAGGCTAGGGCTGAGAAAAGGGATGTTCTTATTACTGCTTTGCTAAACAAGCTTAGAAGAGAGGATATGTAG
- the LOC126617711 gene encoding calcium-dependent protein kinase 13, whose product MGNCCRSPAAVAREDVKSNFSGHDHGRRDSNAGKKAPTTVLTGVPKENIEEKYLVDRELGRGEFGVTYLCIDRHSRELLACKSISKRKLRTAVDVEDVRREVAIMQHLPKNSSIVSLKEACEDENAVHLVMELCEGGELFDRIVARGHYTERAAAAVTRTIVEVVQLCHKHGVIHRDLKPENFLFANKKENSPLKAIDFGLSIFFKPGERFSEIVGSPYYMAPEVLKRNYGPEIDIWSAGVILYILLCGVPPFWAESEQGVAQAILRGLIDFKRDPWPNISESAKSLVRQMLEPDPKLRLTAKQVLEHPWLQNAKKAPNIPLGDVVKSRLKQFSMMNRFKRKALRVIADFFSVDEVEDSKEMFKKIDTDNDGIVSIEELKSGLRNFGSQLADSDIQLLIEAVDTNGKGTLDCGEFIAVTLHLQRMANDEHLHKAFSYFDKNNNGYIEPDELRDALMEDGADDCTDVANDIFQEVDTDKDGRISYEEFVAMMKTGTDWRKASRHYSRGRFNSLSIKLMKDGSINLGNE is encoded by the exons ATGGGAAATTGCTGCAGATCTCCGGCCGCTGTCGCCAGAGAGGACGTGAAATCGAACTTTTCCGGGCACGATCACGGCCGGAGGGACTCCAACGCCGGGAAGAAGGCTCCGACGACGGTCTTGACTGGCGTGCCGAAGGAGAATATAGAGGAGAAGTATTTGGTGGATCGGGAGCTCGGCCGGGGGGAGTTCGGCGTTACTTACCTCTGTATTGACCGCCATAGTCGTGAGCTCTTGGCCTGTAAGAGCATTTCGAAGCGGAAGCTCAGGACTGCCGTGGACGTCGAGGATGTGCGGCGCGAGGTGGCGATAATGCAGCACTTGCCGAAGAATTCGAGCATTGTGAGCTTGAAGGAGGCTTGCGAGGACGAGAACGCCGTGCATTTGGTGATGGAGTTGTGCGAGGGCGGTGAGCTCTTCGATCGGATTGTGGCGAGGGGGCATTATACGGAGCGAGCTGCGGCGGCCGTAACCAGGACCATTGTTGAGGTTGTGCAGCTCTGCCACAAGCATGGAGTGATTCATAGGGACTTGAAGCCAGAGAACTTTTTGTTCGCCAACAAGAAGGAGAATTCGCCTCTCAAGGCGATTGATTTCGGCTTGTCTATATTCTTCAAACCAG GTGAGAGGTTCTCAGAAATTGTTGGAAGCCCGTACTACATGGCTCCTGAGGTGCTCAAGAGGAATTACGGGCCAGAAATAGATATATGGAGTGCAGGAGTTATACTGTATATTTTGTTGTGTGGGGTGCCCCCTTTTTGGGCTG AGTCTGAACAAGGGGTTGCACAGGCAATTCTACGTGGGCTGATAGATTTCAAGCGTGATCCATGGCCCAATATTTCGGAGAGTGCCAAGAGTTTAGTTAGGCAAATGTTGGAGCCAGACCCAAAGCTACGATTGACTGCGAAGCAAGTTCTTG AGCATCCTTGGCTCCAAAATGCTAAGAAAGCACCGAACATTCCCCTTGGAGATGTTGTCAAGTCAAGGCTCAAGCAGTTTTCAATGATGAACAGATTCAAAAGAAAGGCCTTGAGG GTTATTGCAGATTTCTTTTCCGTTGATGAAGTTGAAGACAGTAAGGAGATGTTTAAGAAGATAGACACTGATAATGATGGAATTGTTTCAATTGAAGAATTGAAATCTGGACTTCGGAATTTTGGATCCCAGCTTGCCGATTCTGACATTCAGTTGCTTATTGAAGCA GTTGATACTAATGGGAAGGGTACTCTGGACTGTGGAGAATTTATTGCCGTTACCCTCCACCTACAGAGAATGGCAAATGATGAGCATCTTCACAAGGCATTTTCCTACTTTGACAAGAATAACAACGGCTATATTGAACCAGACGAGCTCAGGGATGCATTGATGGAAGATGGGGCGGATGATTGTACAGATGTAGCAAATGACATATTCCAAGAAGTGGACACAGACAAG GATGGGCGTATCAGCTATGAAGAATTTGTCGCCATGATGAAAACCGGGACAGATTGGAGAAAGGCTTCTCGTCATTACTCAAGAGGGAGATTCAACAGTCTAAGCATAAAGCTGATGAAGGATGGTTCCATAAATTTGGGGAATGAGTGA